Proteins encoded by one window of Sus scrofa isolate TJ Tabasco breed Duroc chromosome 12, Sscrofa11.1, whole genome shotgun sequence:
- the SLC16A6 gene encoding monocarboxylate transporter 7, with translation MTQKKSQLCSRANVYTQVPDGGWGWVVAVSFFFVEVFTYGIIKSFGVFFNDLMDSFDESNSRISWIISICVFVLTFTAPLSTVLSTRFGHRLVVMAGGLLVSTGMVTASFSQKVYHMYLAIGIISGLGYCFSFLPTVTILSQYFDKRRSVVTAVASTGECFAMFAFAPAITALKETIGWRYSLLFVGLLQLNIIVCGAMLRPIVISGPGTPKATTHENRREVQYMLENEKTRTSIDSIDSGVELTTSPRNVPSHPGVEPEPKADLQQILGKPSSKQSDQKPPLLDFSVLREKSFICYAFFGLFVTLGFFAPSLYIIPLGLSLGIDQDRSAFLLSTMAIAEVFGRIGAGLVLNREPIRKIYIELVCVILLTVSLFAFTFATDFWGLMSCSIFFGAMVGTVGGTHIPLLAEDDVVGIEKMSSAAGVYVFFQSVAGLAGPPLAGLLVDQSKIYSRAFYSCAAGMFLAALCLALVRPCKRGLCQRPRAHEGTAETHRGKALQDIPEDFLEMDLGKHEHKGHLKTEPV, from the exons ATGACCCAAAAGAAATCACAGCTTTGTTCCAGAGCCAATGTTTATACTCAAGTGCCTGATGGAGGATGGGGCTGGGTAgttgcagtttcttttttcttcgtGGAAGTTTTCACCTACGGAATCATCAAGTCATTTGGTGTCTTCTTTAATGACTTAATGGACAGTTTTGATGAGTCGAATAGCAGGATTTCATGGATAATTTCAATTTGTGTGTTTGTCTTAACATTCACAG CTCCCCTCTCCACGGTCCTGAGCACCCGTTTTGGACACCGTCTGGTGGTGATGGCCGGAGGGCTGCTGGTTAGCACGGGAATGGTGACAGCTTCCTTTTCACAGAAAGTTTACCACATGTACCTTGCCATTGGCATCATCTCTG GTCTGGGATACTGCTTTAGTTTTCTCCCAACTGTCACCATACTGTCACAGTACTTTGACAAAAGACGCTCCGTGGTCACAGCTGTTGCTTCTACGGGAGAATGTTTCGCTATGTTTGCTTTTGCACCCG CCATCACGGCCCTGAAGGAGACCATCGGCTGGAGGTACAGCCTCCTCTTCGTGGGCCTCCTGCAGTTAAACATCATCGTCTGCGGCGCGATGCTGAGACCCATCGTCATCAGCGGGCCGGGGACGCCCAAAGCCACCACCCACGAAAATCGGAGAGAAGTGCAATACATGCTTGAGAACGAGAAAACGCGCACCTCCATCGATTCCATTGACTCAGGAGTAGAACTCACTACCTCACCTAGAAACGTGCCTAGCCACCCGGGCGTGGAGCCGGAGCCCAAGGCCGACCTGCAGCAGATCCTGGGCAAGCCCAGCTCCAAGCAGAGCGACCAGAAGCCCCCGCTGCTGGACTTCTCCGTCTTGAGAGAGAAGAGTTTTATCTGTTATGCATTCTTCGGTCTCTTTGTCACCCTGGGATTCTTTGCACCATCCTTGTACATCATCCCCTTGGGCCTCAGCCTGGGCATCGACCAGGACCGCTCGGCTTTTTTATTATCCACGATGGCCATCGCTGAGGTGTTTGGGAGGATTGGCGCCGGCTTGGTCCTGAACAGAGAGCCCATCCGTAAGATCTACATCGAACTCGTCTGCGTCATCTTATTGACGGTGTCTCTGTTTGCCTTTACTTTTGCGACGGACTTCTGGGGTCTCATGTCCTGTAGCATATTTTTTGGTGCTATGGTTGGGACGGTCGGGGGAACCCACATTCCGCTGCTCGCCGAAGATGACGTCGTGGGAATTGAGAAGATGTCCTCAGCAGCCGGGGTCTACGTCTTCTTCCAGAGCGTGGCGGGACTGGCTGGACCACCCCTGGCAG GTCTGCTCGTGGACCAGAGCAAGATCTACAGCCGCGCCTTCTACTCCTGCGCGGCGGGGATGTTCCTGGCCGCCCTGTGCCTGGCGCTTGTGAGACCCTGTAAGAGGGGGCTGTGCCAGCGGCCCCGCGCCCACGAGGGGACGGCGGAGACTCATCGCGGGAAAGCTTTACAAGACATCCCCGAAGACTTTCTGGAAATGGACCTGGGGAAGCACGAGCATAAAGGTCATCTGAAAACGGAGCCAGTATGA
- the AMZ2 gene encoding archaemetzincin-2 isoform X3: MGSFLSLKMQIVRHSEQTLKTVLISKNPALVAQYEKLDAGERRLMNEAFLPNSDLFGPITLHSKSDWINSHPEAPQDFEEFFNDPYRKTPSAEKHSIYIQCIGSLGNTRSVSEEYVKWLKGYCEAFFYGLTVKLLEPVPVSATKCSFRINDDTQNLQIHAGQILKFLKKRKPEDAFCVVGITMIDLYPRDSWNFVFGQASLTDGVGIFSFARYGRDFYSSHYEGKVKKLRKKSSSDYSVFDNYYIPEVTSVLLLRSCKTLTHEIGHIFGLRHCQWLACLMQGSNHLEEADRRPLNLCPVCLRKLQSAIGFSLKERYRALVRWIDDESTDTPRVTPRHSREDNVNLPKPVEAFKEWKEWLTQCLALLHT; this comes from the exons ATGGGATCCTTCCTCTCCCTAAAG ATGCAAATAGTACGACACTCTGAACAGACACTAAAAACAGTTCTCATCTCAAAGAACCCAGCGCTGGTGGCACAGTACGAGAAGTTAGATGCTGGGGAACGGCGTTTGATGAACGAAGCCTTCCTGCCAAACAGTGATCTCTTTGGACCCATTACTTTGCATTCGAAGTCAGATTGGATAAACTCCCACCCTGAGGCTCCCCAGGACTTTGAAGAGTTTTTCAATGATCCTTACAGAAAGACACCCTCTGCAGAGAAGCACAGTATTTATATACAGTGCATTG GATCTCTTGGAAACACAAGGAGTGTCAGTGAAGAATATGTTAAATGGCTCAAAGGCTACTGTGAAGCATTTTTCTACGGCTTGACAGTGAAACTCCTAGAACCAGTTCCTGTCTCTGCCACCAAGTGTTCATTTAGAATCAACGATGACACACAAAACCTACAGATTCATGCAG GGCAGATCCTGAAGTTCTTAAAAAAGAGGAAACCTGAAGATGCCTTTTGTGTTGTGGGAATAACAATGATTGATCTCTATCCAAGAGACTCCTGGAATTTCGTCTTCGGACAGGCCTCTTTGACAGATG GTGTGGGGATATTCAGCTTTGCCAGGTATGGCCGTGATTTCTATAGCTCCCACTATGAAGGCAAGGTGAAGAAGCTGCGGAAGAAATCCTCGAGTGACTATTCAGTTTTTGACAACTATTACATTCCTGAAGTCACTAGTGTTTTGCTGCTTCGGTCCTGTAAG ACTTTAACCCACGAGATTGGGCACATCTTCGGACTTCGGCACTGCCAGTGGCTTGCCTGCCTCATGCAAGGTTCCAACCACTTGGAAGAAGCTGACCGGCGCCCCCTCAACCTTTGCCCTGTCTGTTTACGCAAGCTGCAGAGCGCTATTGGCTTCAGCCTTAAAGAAAGATACCGA GCGCTGGTGAGGTGGATTGACGATGAATCCACCGACACACCTAGAGTTACTCCGAGACACAGTCGCGAGGATAACGTGAACCTGCCCAAACCTGTGGAAGCCTTTAAGGAGTGGAAAGAGTGGCTAACCCAGTGCCTTGCTCTTCTCCACACATAA
- the AMZ2 gene encoding archaemetzincin-2 isoform X4, whose amino-acid sequence MQIVRHSEQTLKTVLISKNPALVAQYEKLDAGERRLMNEAFLPNSDLFGPITLHSKSDWINSHPEAPQDFEEFFNDPYRKTPSAEKHSIYIQCIGSLGNTRSVSEEYVKWLKGYCEAFFYGLTVKLLEPVPVSATKCSFRINDDTQNLQIHAGQILKFLKKRKPEDAFCVVGITMIDLYPRDSWNFVFGQASLTDGVGIFSFARYGRDFYSSHYEGKVKKLRKKSSSDYSVFDNYYIPEVTSVLLLRSCKTLTHEIGHIFGLRHCQWLACLMQGSNHLEEADRRPLNLCPVCLRKLQSAIGFSLKERYRALVRWIDDESTDTPRVTPRHSREDNVNLPKPVEAFKEWKEWLTQCLALLHT is encoded by the exons ATGCAAATAGTACGACACTCTGAACAGACACTAAAAACAGTTCTCATCTCAAAGAACCCAGCGCTGGTGGCACAGTACGAGAAGTTAGATGCTGGGGAACGGCGTTTGATGAACGAAGCCTTCCTGCCAAACAGTGATCTCTTTGGACCCATTACTTTGCATTCGAAGTCAGATTGGATAAACTCCCACCCTGAGGCTCCCCAGGACTTTGAAGAGTTTTTCAATGATCCTTACAGAAAGACACCCTCTGCAGAGAAGCACAGTATTTATATACAGTGCATTG GATCTCTTGGAAACACAAGGAGTGTCAGTGAAGAATATGTTAAATGGCTCAAAGGCTACTGTGAAGCATTTTTCTACGGCTTGACAGTGAAACTCCTAGAACCAGTTCCTGTCTCTGCCACCAAGTGTTCATTTAGAATCAACGATGACACACAAAACCTACAGATTCATGCAG GGCAGATCCTGAAGTTCTTAAAAAAGAGGAAACCTGAAGATGCCTTTTGTGTTGTGGGAATAACAATGATTGATCTCTATCCAAGAGACTCCTGGAATTTCGTCTTCGGACAGGCCTCTTTGACAGATG GTGTGGGGATATTCAGCTTTGCCAGGTATGGCCGTGATTTCTATAGCTCCCACTATGAAGGCAAGGTGAAGAAGCTGCGGAAGAAATCCTCGAGTGACTATTCAGTTTTTGACAACTATTACATTCCTGAAGTCACTAGTGTTTTGCTGCTTCGGTCCTGTAAG ACTTTAACCCACGAGATTGGGCACATCTTCGGACTTCGGCACTGCCAGTGGCTTGCCTGCCTCATGCAAGGTTCCAACCACTTGGAAGAAGCTGACCGGCGCCCCCTCAACCTTTGCCCTGTCTGTTTACGCAAGCTGCAGAGCGCTATTGGCTTCAGCCTTAAAGAAAGATACCGA GCGCTGGTGAGGTGGATTGACGATGAATCCACCGACACACCTAGAGTTACTCCGAGACACAGTCGCGAGGATAACGTGAACCTGCCCAAACCTGTGGAAGCCTTTAAGGAGTGGAAAGAGTGGCTAACCCAGTGCCTTGCTCTTCTCCACACATAA
- the AMZ2 gene encoding archaemetzincin-2 isoform X1 gives MGEGPPHKFPTRPRHACPCEAKTSMGSFLSLKMQIVRHSEQTLKTVLISKNPALVAQYEKLDAGERRLMNEAFLPNSDLFGPITLHSKSDWINSHPEAPQDFEEFFNDPYRKTPSAEKHSIYIQCIGSLGNTRSVSEEYVKWLKGYCEAFFYGLTVKLLEPVPVSATKCSFRINDDTQNLQIHAGQILKFLKKRKPEDAFCVVGITMIDLYPRDSWNFVFGQASLTDGVGIFSFARYGRDFYSSHYEGKVKKLRKKSSSDYSVFDNYYIPEVTSVLLLRSCKTLTHEIGHIFGLRHCQWLACLMQGSNHLEEADRRPLNLCPVCLRKLQSAIGFSLKERYRALVRWIDDESTDTPRVTPRHSREDNVNLPKPVEAFKEWKEWLTQCLALLHT, from the exons ATG GGTGAAGGCCCCCCACACAAGTTTCCCACCAGGCCCCGACATGCCTGTCCTTGTGAGGCAAAAACTTCAATGGGATCCTTCCTCTCCCTAAAG ATGCAAATAGTACGACACTCTGAACAGACACTAAAAACAGTTCTCATCTCAAAGAACCCAGCGCTGGTGGCACAGTACGAGAAGTTAGATGCTGGGGAACGGCGTTTGATGAACGAAGCCTTCCTGCCAAACAGTGATCTCTTTGGACCCATTACTTTGCATTCGAAGTCAGATTGGATAAACTCCCACCCTGAGGCTCCCCAGGACTTTGAAGAGTTTTTCAATGATCCTTACAGAAAGACACCCTCTGCAGAGAAGCACAGTATTTATATACAGTGCATTG GATCTCTTGGAAACACAAGGAGTGTCAGTGAAGAATATGTTAAATGGCTCAAAGGCTACTGTGAAGCATTTTTCTACGGCTTGACAGTGAAACTCCTAGAACCAGTTCCTGTCTCTGCCACCAAGTGTTCATTTAGAATCAACGATGACACACAAAACCTACAGATTCATGCAG GGCAGATCCTGAAGTTCTTAAAAAAGAGGAAACCTGAAGATGCCTTTTGTGTTGTGGGAATAACAATGATTGATCTCTATCCAAGAGACTCCTGGAATTTCGTCTTCGGACAGGCCTCTTTGACAGATG GTGTGGGGATATTCAGCTTTGCCAGGTATGGCCGTGATTTCTATAGCTCCCACTATGAAGGCAAGGTGAAGAAGCTGCGGAAGAAATCCTCGAGTGACTATTCAGTTTTTGACAACTATTACATTCCTGAAGTCACTAGTGTTTTGCTGCTTCGGTCCTGTAAG ACTTTAACCCACGAGATTGGGCACATCTTCGGACTTCGGCACTGCCAGTGGCTTGCCTGCCTCATGCAAGGTTCCAACCACTTGGAAGAAGCTGACCGGCGCCCCCTCAACCTTTGCCCTGTCTGTTTACGCAAGCTGCAGAGCGCTATTGGCTTCAGCCTTAAAGAAAGATACCGA GCGCTGGTGAGGTGGATTGACGATGAATCCACCGACACACCTAGAGTTACTCCGAGACACAGTCGCGAGGATAACGTGAACCTGCCCAAACCTGTGGAAGCCTTTAAGGAGTGGAAAGAGTGGCTAACCCAGTGCCTTGCTCTTCTCCACACATAA
- the AMZ2 gene encoding archaemetzincin-2 isoform X5, producing the protein MIDLYPRDSWNFVFGQASLTDGVGIFSFARYGRDFYSSHYEGKVKKLRKKSSSDYSVFDNYYIPEVTSVLLLRSCKTLTHEIGHIFGLRHCQWLACLMQGSNHLEEADRRPLNLCPVCLRKLQSAIGFSLKERYRALVRWIDDESTDTPRVTPRHSREDNVNLPKPVEAFKEWKEWLTQCLALLHT; encoded by the exons ATGATTGATCTCTATCCAAGAGACTCCTGGAATTTCGTCTTCGGACAGGCCTCTTTGACAGATG GTGTGGGGATATTCAGCTTTGCCAGGTATGGCCGTGATTTCTATAGCTCCCACTATGAAGGCAAGGTGAAGAAGCTGCGGAAGAAATCCTCGAGTGACTATTCAGTTTTTGACAACTATTACATTCCTGAAGTCACTAGTGTTTTGCTGCTTCGGTCCTGTAAG ACTTTAACCCACGAGATTGGGCACATCTTCGGACTTCGGCACTGCCAGTGGCTTGCCTGCCTCATGCAAGGTTCCAACCACTTGGAAGAAGCTGACCGGCGCCCCCTCAACCTTTGCCCTGTCTGTTTACGCAAGCTGCAGAGCGCTATTGGCTTCAGCCTTAAAGAAAGATACCGA GCGCTGGTGAGGTGGATTGACGATGAATCCACCGACACACCTAGAGTTACTCCGAGACACAGTCGCGAGGATAACGTGAACCTGCCCAAACCTGTGGAAGCCTTTAAGGAGTGGAAAGAGTGGCTAACCCAGTGCCTTGCTCTTCTCCACACATAA
- the AMZ2 gene encoding archaemetzincin-2 isoform X2, which translates to MGEGPPHKFPTRPRHACPCEAKTSMGSFLSLKMQIVRHSEQTLKTVLISKNPALVAQYEKLDAGERRLMNEAFLPNSDLFGPITLHSKSDWINSHPEAPQDFEEFFNDPYRKTPSAEKHRSLGNTRSVSEEYVKWLKGYCEAFFYGLTVKLLEPVPVSATKCSFRINDDTQNLQIHAGQILKFLKKRKPEDAFCVVGITMIDLYPRDSWNFVFGQASLTDGVGIFSFARYGRDFYSSHYEGKVKKLRKKSSSDYSVFDNYYIPEVTSVLLLRSCKTLTHEIGHIFGLRHCQWLACLMQGSNHLEEADRRPLNLCPVCLRKLQSAIGFSLKERYRALVRWIDDESTDTPRVTPRHSREDNVNLPKPVEAFKEWKEWLTQCLALLHT; encoded by the exons ATG GGTGAAGGCCCCCCACACAAGTTTCCCACCAGGCCCCGACATGCCTGTCCTTGTGAGGCAAAAACTTCAATGGGATCCTTCCTCTCCCTAAAG ATGCAAATAGTACGACACTCTGAACAGACACTAAAAACAGTTCTCATCTCAAAGAACCCAGCGCTGGTGGCACAGTACGAGAAGTTAGATGCTGGGGAACGGCGTTTGATGAACGAAGCCTTCCTGCCAAACAGTGATCTCTTTGGACCCATTACTTTGCATTCGAAGTCAGATTGGATAAACTCCCACCCTGAGGCTCCCCAGGACTTTGAAGAGTTTTTCAATGATCCTTACAGAAAGACACCCTCTGCAGAGAAGCACA GATCTCTTGGAAACACAAGGAGTGTCAGTGAAGAATATGTTAAATGGCTCAAAGGCTACTGTGAAGCATTTTTCTACGGCTTGACAGTGAAACTCCTAGAACCAGTTCCTGTCTCTGCCACCAAGTGTTCATTTAGAATCAACGATGACACACAAAACCTACAGATTCATGCAG GGCAGATCCTGAAGTTCTTAAAAAAGAGGAAACCTGAAGATGCCTTTTGTGTTGTGGGAATAACAATGATTGATCTCTATCCAAGAGACTCCTGGAATTTCGTCTTCGGACAGGCCTCTTTGACAGATG GTGTGGGGATATTCAGCTTTGCCAGGTATGGCCGTGATTTCTATAGCTCCCACTATGAAGGCAAGGTGAAGAAGCTGCGGAAGAAATCCTCGAGTGACTATTCAGTTTTTGACAACTATTACATTCCTGAAGTCACTAGTGTTTTGCTGCTTCGGTCCTGTAAG ACTTTAACCCACGAGATTGGGCACATCTTCGGACTTCGGCACTGCCAGTGGCTTGCCTGCCTCATGCAAGGTTCCAACCACTTGGAAGAAGCTGACCGGCGCCCCCTCAACCTTTGCCCTGTCTGTTTACGCAAGCTGCAGAGCGCTATTGGCTTCAGCCTTAAAGAAAGATACCGA GCGCTGGTGAGGTGGATTGACGATGAATCCACCGACACACCTAGAGTTACTCCGAGACACAGTCGCGAGGATAACGTGAACCTGCCCAAACCTGTGGAAGCCTTTAAGGAGTGGAAAGAGTGGCTAACCCAGTGCCTTGCTCTTCTCCACACATAA